The Tigriopus californicus strain San Diego chromosome 10, Tcal_SD_v2.1, whole genome shotgun sequence region TGGACCACTTGGCAACATGCAATATGGCCTAACCTGAGCATAAGCAACGACATAAGTATGACATTTGACTTTGGAATGAGATTTGAATAGTGTGCAgataaatttgattgattgggatTCGAAAAACTACAATCCATCTTCTGAACTTCTATTTGCATTCTGGCTGTTGATCATGTTTCTTGAGTTCAAAATTTAGTATTAGAAGGCTAATCCATGATGTTGAGTGAGTTCTTTTGATTCGGGTTTAATCAAAAGGGGGACAATAATCCTCTATTGACAATGTTTCAATGATcgccaaagttcaaattaatCGATGAAAGAGACGTTTCAGAAGCATACAAAGAACAAGGATGCACTATTAAGAGGGATTTCGTAAGATGAAATGAACTTCCTTTTCGTTTCTCATTTGCACATGCCCCAATATTGACCCACATtgagaaaagaatgaaagcttggaaatggagaaaaatgatCGAAACGACTTCGTACTTGTACAGATGTTCAATTGGAATGGCTGTAAGATCACTGGACAACAAGCAAAACAACATACTTTTCCCTGAATTGCCAGCTATAAAAATTAAGTTGAAGAGGTTGCCAAAGCCGGTTCTCGGaacttttggcatttttcagtGTCCAATCTATTTGGGATAAAGCGgtttttgcaaaatataaGGTCCAAAAGTGTGCATTGGTATAAAAAAGGTATCCCTTTCATAAATTTGTCTGTATGGAGTTCTATTTAAGACTGGAGAGAAAACTGACACCTGGAATAATTCTTCCATTCTACTACAAAATCATCGATATAGGTTCAAAAAAGGAAGTTTCAAagcaaatgtttttgaaaggagGACTCCAGGCCATCGTTACAATTGTACCCATGGTGTCGTACATCCTAAAATAAGCCATGCATTTTCTTGCCCCCGATTTTCGAGGGGAGTTCAAGCAAATGCAGAAAacgttttcattcaatttttctagTGAGAAAACGATTCAAACATGATGATTCTGGTATGTGTACTTatgctttttttgtctttgaaagctATCCTTGCTTTAGCATTTGGGGCCCATTTGAAGATATGCTTTCCCCAAAACGAATAAATAAATAACTTTTTcgtgaattcatttttttatgctACGCTTAATTTGTCTTTGATGTGAAgttaataataacaataataatagtCTTTACTTctgatccgccaactctaatttgttgtNNNNNNNNNNNNNNNNNNNNNNNNNNNNNNNNNNNNNNNNNNNNNNNNNNNNNNNNNNNNNNNNNNNNNNNNNNNNNNNNNNNNNNNNNNNNNNNNNNNNNNNNNNNNNNNNNNNNNNNNNNNNNNNNNNNNNNNNNNNNNNNNNNNNNNNNNNNNNNNNNNNNNNNNNNNNNNNNNNNNNNNNNNNNNNNNNNNNNNNNNNNNNNNNNNNNNNNNNNNNNNNNNNNNNNNNNNNNNNNNNNNNNNNNNNNNNNNNNNNNNNNNNNNNNNNNNNNNNNNNNNNNNNNNNNNNNNNNNNNNNNNNNNNNNNNNNNNNNNNNNNNNNNNNNNNNNNNNNNNNNNNNNNNNNNNNNNNNNNNNNNNNNNNNNNNNNNNNNNNNNNNNNNNNNNNNNNNNNNNNNNNNNNNNNNNNNNNNNNNNNNNNNNNNNNNNNNNNNNNNNNNNNNNNNNNNNNNNNNNNNNNNNNNNNNNNNNNNNNNNNNNNNNNNNNNNNNNNNNNNNNNNNNNNNNNNNNNNNNNNNNNNNNNNNNNNNNNNNNNNNNNNNNNNNNNNNNNNNNNNNNNNNNNNNNNNNNNNNNNNNNNNNNNNNNNNNNNNNNNNNNNNNNNNNNNNNNNNNNNNNNNNNNNNNNNNNNNNNNNNNNNNNNNNNNNNNNNNNNNNNNNNNNNNNNNNNNNNNNNNNNNNNNNNNNNNNNNNNNNNNNNNNNNNNNNNNNNNNNNNNNNNNNNNNNNNNNNNNNNNNNNNNNNNNNNNNNNNNNNNNNNNNNNNNNNNNNNNNNNNNNNNNNNNNNNNNNNNNNNNNNNNNNNNNNNNNNNNNNNNNNNNNNNNNNNNNNNNNNNNNNNNNNNNNNNNNNNNNNNNNNNNNNNNNNNNNNNNNNNNNNNNNNNNNNNNNNNNNNNNNNNNNNNNNNNNNNNNNNNNNNNNNNNNNNNNNNNNNNNNNNNNNNNNNNNNNNNNNNNNNNNNNNNNNNNNNNNNNNNNNNNNNNNNNNNNNNNNNNNNNNNNNNNNNNNNNNNNNNNNNNNNNNNNNNNNNNNNNNNNNNNNNNNNNNNNNNNNNNNNNNNNNNNNNNNNNNNNNNNNNNNNNNNNNNNNNNNNNNNNNNNNNNNNNNNNNNNNNNNNNNNNNNNNNNNNNNNNNNNNNNNNNNNNNNNNNNNNNNNNNNNNNNNNNNNNNNNNNNNNNNNNNNNNNNNNNNNNNNNNNNNNNNNNNNNNNNNNNNNNNNNNNNNNNNNNNNNNNNNNNNNNNNNNNNNNNNNNNNNNNNNNNNNNNNNNNNNNNNNNNNNNNNNNNNNNNNNNNNNNNNNNNNNNNNNNNNNNNNNNNNNNNNNNNNNNNNNNNNNNNNNNNNNNNNNNNNNNNNNNNNNNNNNNNNNNNNNNNNNNNNNNNNNNNNNNNNNNNNNNNNNNNNNNNNNNNNNNNNNNNNNNNNNNNNNNNNNNNNNNNNNNNNNNNNNNNNNNNNNNNNNNNNNNNNNNNNNNNNNNNNNNNNNNNNNNNNNNNNNNNNNNNNNNNNNNNNNNNNNNNNNNNNNNNNNNNNNNNNNNNNNNNNNNNNNNNNNNNNNNNNNNNNNNNNNNNNNNNNNNNNNNNNNNNNNNNNNNNNNNNNNNNNNNNNNNNNNNNNNNNNNNNNNNNNNNNNNNNNNNNNNNNNNNNNNNNNNNNNNNNNNNNNNNNNNNNNNNNNNNNNNNNNNNNNNNNNNNNNNNNNNNNNNNNNNNNNNNNNNNNNNNNNNNNNNNNNNNNNNNNNNNNNNNNNNNNNNNNNNNNNNNNNNNNNNNNNNNNNNNNNNNNNNNNNNNNNNNNNNNNNNNNNNNNNNNNNNNNNNNNNNNNNNNNNNNNNNNNNNNNNNNNNNNNNNNNNNNNNNNNNNNNNNNNNNNNNNNNNNNNNNNNNNNNNNNNNNNNNNNNNNNNNNNNNNNNNNNNNNNNNNNNNNNNNNNNNNNNNNNNNNNNNNNNNNNNNNNNNNNNNNNNNNNNNNNNNNNNNNNNNNNNNNNNNNNNNNNNNNNNNNNNNNNNNNNNNNNNNNNNNNNNNNNNNNNNNNNNNNNNNNNNNNNNNNNNNNNNNNNNNNNNNNNNNNNNNNNNNNNNNNNNNNNNNNNNNNNNNNNNNNNNNNNNNNNNNNNNNNNNNNNNNNNNNNNNNNNNNNNNNNNNNNNNNNNNNNNNNNNNNNNNNNNNNNNNNNNNNNNNNNNNNNNNNNNNNNNNNNNNNNNNNNNNNNNNNNNNNNNNNNNNNNNNNNNNNNNNNNNNNNNNNNNNNNNNNNNNNNNNNNNNNNNNNNNNNNNNNNNNNNNNNNNNNNNNNNNNNNNNNNNNNNNNNNNNNNNNNNNNNNNNNNNNNNNNNNNNNNNNNNNNNNNNNNNNNNNNNNNNNNNNNNNNNNNNNNNNNNNNNNNNNNNNNNNNNNNNNNNNNNNNNNNNNNNNNNNNNNNNNNNNNNNNNNNNNNNNNNNNNNNNNNNNNNNNNNNNNNNNNNNNNNNNNNNNNNNNNNNNNNNNNNNNNNNNNNNNNNNNNNNNNNNNNNNNNNNNNNNNNNNNNNNNNNNNNNNNNNNNNNNNNNNNNNNNNNNNNNNNNNNNNNNNNCGTAAATATAGCAACCACTTTTTTCCCTGCCAAATCGGGCTCCAACTTTTGTAACTAGACAGAAAAAAACATCCCATTAATATCTGGGGAGTCTCTTGCTCAAAAGCCTTGGCCTTAATCATTAGTGGACTTACTTTCCCACAAAGAACCGCCGCCAAAGCAGCGGATCCAGAGGGTTCCACCACTAATTTGCTCTCAAAGAGAGTGCACACAGTTTGCTTGATCTCGAGGTCACTCACCAAGAGAACCCCATCACAGTATTTCTTGACATGAGCAAACGCATTGGACCCCGCAAAAGGAGGCGCTAATCCTGAGGCGATGCTTTTCGCACTTGGAATTTGAGCTGGCGAGTTTCTCTGAAATGAAGAGCATCCTTACCTCATGAACAATAATCCATGGCGGAAGCCCTACTCCTGTTCATGTTGCCTCGGTGATCTTCGTAAAACCCCTTTTTGTTGTGTTGCCTTTGAACCCAAGCGACAacatttttgcattgttttaattttttttgaatctCTGTCGATTGtaataacattttcaaagccgtatttcattgattctttcatgcaattttcaaagccaaattttaaTCATTGTTTcatgcaattttcaaagccatATTTTAATGATTGCTTCATGCAATTTTCAAGACTTCATCTTCACATTAATGCATTTGGACAGGAACGTTTTTGGGCTTTTGTAATCTTCACTTAATTTAaaaatttctttctttagatCAGAATACGGATTGTCTGGCTTTGCATTAATTCTCTTCATTTTGTGTACTGTGCCAATCGAAAATAAGGTAAACTCGTTTATGAAGCAAATCTTTGGCCAAATGCGAACCCACAAACCTTAATTGACAGAAACATGCCGTTGGCAATTTCGGGTTCCACTCCATAAACTTTGACATCTGTGTTCTTGGAAAAGAGTTTAATGGATGTGGCCACCCCTGCCAGAAGTCCACCGCCTCCACAACAAACCAACACAATGTCTGCGTCCGGTACATCCTCTAGAATCTCCAACCCCAATGATCCATACCCGgcaatcaaatccaaatcgTCAAAAGGATGGAGGAATTTGGACCCCTTACCTTCATGCTAAGAATATGGCTTGATACTTAAACTTTGAGGGGACAAATTTTAGGCACTTTTGCCCAATAGTTTTAGACCACAGTGGCAAGAGCGGGACGAACGTGACGGGCGTTACCTCAGACACGCCCCTCATGAGCTGTGATGTGGGCAATCGTTCCACTGTTATTCCTAAACTAGTCATCAGTTCTGCCCGATTGTCTGGGGCAGATTCAGGCATGATTACTGTCCCATTGAATCCATAAGCCTTACATGCCGTAGCAAAAGTCCGACCATAATTTCCtagggaaaaaaaaattatgtaGCGACAAATAATAAGTTGGACTCCAATGAAATGGGTACTCTCTCAACCCTTGAATTTAGAACACATGGCCTAGGGATACATGGCGCAGCTTGGGTTTACCTGCCGACATTGTTACCAAGTGGTTGTCGTCTCCTTTGTTCAGTCCTCGTAGCTGATTGGCCACACCACGAATCTTAAAGGAACCGgtattttgaacattttccaaCTTCCCAAACAAATCGATTTTCTCTGGCACCCTCAAGTGGGTTTGAAGGCGATTCGGAATTGACAATATGTTATGCctatcaaatcaaaatgttggAGTTTAGAGAAAAACACAGAATAGTTCATGATGAAAAGCTTTAAGCAGGAACTGGATGAGATGCTTTACCGTTGATCCTTGTGATGAGCCAAAAGAATACATGGAGTCTTTAAAATTCCCAACGAGGATTGAAATACTTCACTTTGAGCTTTTAAAATCTGTTTAGCTGATATTAGATCTGACATGATTAATGAGCGTTATCTTCAGACGTAACCTTCAAACTCAGCTGATAAGTCAAACGCTAGACCAAAAATTGTCCATTATCTCAAAGtcttttttctgtttgatATCCAAATCGATTGCATTACAAATTCCAATAAAGATAAATTCaaaggtttgaaatcaaattttggcTGAATTCAGATCCCTTGACGTTTTTATGCCTACACACACAGGTCTTGAAGAAATAACGACATAGATGTTGTCACAACAAtgtaaaaaaactaaaaaaagcGCGAAATTGGTAAATAACATTACAGTTTTTTCCAGGAATTCGCAAATCTCTAAAAGCTGTAATGTTAAGAAAAAAGAAccctttgaaaacatgaaaacgGTGAAAGAGCACCTGAATAACATGTCCAGcattaatgatttttttctcttgagaGGACTATAAGCAAGGAAACATTGTTAAGCCTCTTTTTATGGATTCTCATAGAATTTTCAATATGAAGCTAAttggtttttcttcttattttttgGCGGGTGCTAGGATTTGAGGGATAAGCCTCGTCCTGCTAGCAAAGCCTCCCATCACATATTTTAACTTGTTTCAATATATTCTAATGAACAGTTCGTGTCCATATCAGAATGGCTCACCGTCTGTGGGAGTCGTTCGctttcaaattcttccagcagagaaaggttgggaggagaatcgaatcAAGCACCACTTTCATGCTAGGAAGTAGCGCTAGCCACGAAGCTACGTTTTAAACGATATACATGTCTCCTTTTATGAATTGAAATAAGACTATGAGGCCAATTTGGGTGAAAACCTCTTTTGCAGTCAAGATGTTTACTATCAAAAGACAGGGcgtatttttttctaaattgttTGACTAAATTGGTGATATTCAAAATATAAACACTTTGGTGTATACTATAACGTTGTCGTTCAATCATGAATTGGTACGCATTTACAAAAACTAGTTTCCGATAGCGCAAAAAAGAGTTCCAAGTGCCaaacttggtcaaaaatgttatGAACATACAATTGTTTGTCGAAAACGTTGAAACTCGGAATGCCAACAATCTTTGGAAATCTTCTCAATCTACGTCATTGCATGGGTCCGCAGGTCATTCGAAGCGGGTTCCTCTGAGTTTCCAAAACGATGATATTGAAGCCAACAAGATTGAGCGCTCTCGCCAAGCCTCCATTTATATCTGGCTGGCTTGGTTGCTCCGAGGCTTGTCACAGAAATAAGATCAAATACCCGAACTAGGTGAACTAAGATATTACCCTTGCTCGGTTTGTTCCGACACacagaaatttcaattgaatatgCCCTCTATCGCCGGAAGTTACTTGTTCACTTTTGTGGATCGCCAATGTAACGTTCCATCCAAGAGTATTTTGAGTTCGTTTAGGAATCTCAGTGACTCCGTGCTGAGCGTAATTTGTAAGGAGGCAATTGTTGATGATGTGGAAATCTATGATATTTTCCGTCCAGAACTTGCTTTGTGAAGCTCTCGGTCAATTCGGCGTGCTCCAAGGAGAACATTTCTCCCCTGTTTTGCTTGCAAACCCAGACACGAGTGACCAGTATAGTTTTGAGTGACCAGCAGTTTGCTTCAAATTCTCAAGCCTCTTTTGATGCTCCCGATAGAAGACAAGAAGCTtgctatctttttttaaatacatCAACCTTCGCAGATTTTCTAAGATGGACTGAACTAACCAAATATAGGTGCCGATGACTTATTGAGCAATAAAACTAGCTGAATTCGGCAGCTTTGGGTCAAACATAATAGGTCTTCTGGTCACGTGGAATCTCTGAAAACCTGATATTCCTTTCAACGATCGACAAAGTTTCGTTTGAGTGTGCTAAATTCTTTGCCCGCTGACGGTTCGAAAATAATACGGACAATAATAAACGATGTCTACCTTCAGGCCTGTGATTCGTATGAACTCCCTTGTGGGTAAGCAATGAATAAAGCAACAATATCTACCATTTGTGGATACATACTTCCGTTTTCTTATAACTCACCGCCAGATGAAATCTGCCCTAATAATACGACTTATTACAAAGGCTTTCTGTACAGATCTACCGGTTTGTTCACCTTTCATGTTgaggaaaagtcaaatttgattctaTCGCAGAAAGTCATGTACCATGCGTCTTTGTCTGTGTGGGTAATTATTGTTGTTATGTAAAATTGAGTGCCCTCAAGTTCAAGCAAAAGATGGCGCTTTAGGAGGACTTGAGCAACTTCGTCAGccccacaaaaaaaatattaggAACATCTATTGAAAGATAGAAACGTCCTTTATTGTTAACCTTGCTTGTTTCAGAGAATGATACTGCGGCCGCTGAGTACCACAAGCATTTGtctccatttcaaatggagaAGTTCACTTATATGTTTGACTCACTTTTCGACTTGGATAAggtaaccaaccaaccatccaagcGTTTTTCAGCCAAATAAGTAGACATGTGACTAAAATGTCTTTTATCCAGAATCTGTTATTGGAAGAGGCCGACATTCATGCCCTGGTGAGTAAAATGAAGACCTATTGCAAATGGGATGACAACGATGAGAAGTATCAGTATATCAAAGACGTTCACAAAGTCTTTTATGAATGTCTTCAAGATCAAGTGAGATCCGAAAAAGGTATACCCCTTTTAATCTTCTGTAACTGAGATTGAACTGTTGCTTAAATATAAGATTTGCCCCTAATGTAGCGGCCTCTGCTCAAGCTGAAGAGATCAAGACCTGGGAGGAAGCCTTGAAGGTGAAGAAAATTGACGTGTCCCAGATCACCCTGCGACAATGGCTCAACATGTGGGGCCGTCTTTGTTACAGAGCCTCCGGTCTCAATGATTTCCCAATTTGGGTCCAGTTGCTCCCGAAAATCttctttgaaatcattgaCCAAGATAGTGAGTATCGTAGATATAGCAAATGTGAAGACTTCTTGATTCACTTGATTCATTCAGCTGCGTCAGCTCTTGCATAAGTTCATTGAGACGAGCAGAAAAACAAACGTATTTGACCCTGCTTTAAAAACCGGATTCTAGATCGTATTCTAAATAGAACTTGCGGTTTCTCACATTTCTAGAGGACGGAATTTTGGAGAAGAGTGAATATGAGCGATTCTATCGTGAGTTTGTTGCCGTGCCATCTACTGAATTGCAAAAGGTGGTAGATGAAGGATACAGAGCCATGACTGCGGTAAGAAAAGCTTACTCTTCGTGGAGAACACGAACTTATTATGGATGGATGACATATTTCAGGACGGCGAATACACCTTTGACCTGGAACATTACGGTTTTTGCTTTGCCAATTTCCTCTTGGGACGAAGCATTTACGGACCTGGCAAGTACATCTTTGGCGTCTTTGACAACAGCGATATCAACCAGACCTTCAAGGTCAACTACaacgaggaggacgaagaggatTAAACACTCTGCCACCACCAAGCATGAAGTTGCCATATAAGTTTTGTTCATTGCTATATGTCTATTGAGGTCAAGTTATACATTCGCAAACAGTTTCAATGTCTATTTCTACCTATGTACGTGCCAATAAATCTAATAAAAAAGtgtgaaagaaaattgaaatcaatcccTGTCTCAAAAACTAGTCAGAATGCATCTTAAAAGGGGTCATAGAGAACAAGCGCCGTTTAGCCAGGGAATTGCTACACCATCAAGATTGGACCTCGTACGAGAAAAATGGGCGAGATCTTCCACATGAATGTACCGTGGAAGTACGTTAGTGTGATGATAGAGATGCTTATCGGAGCCGTGGGCCGGTCTTGGTCGGACtggaaattttcattgacGTCACACGCTCAAAATTTCATCTCAAGACCTGATTGGATGGAGTGATTCTCCCGACAGGTTTCTTATCTTTGCCGGAGCTCTGACGTCAATCCAGATGAGCCAAGGACCAATGAAACATATTTATTTACGTCCAAGCTGGCGAGTGGCAAGTTGGTAGAgtacaaaccaagaagatttgGGAGTGAAAATGGCTCAAGCCAATTTTATCAATGCAGGAGTCACATCCACCAGTAGCCCAAGACCCTCGATATTCCAGTTGCTGGCCTCAGGTGGTCTTCATCGTTCAATTTGTCCGGCATTTGAGCACATACTCAGGTACTGTCGTACGTTTTACACAACCCTCCAGCCCCCATTCATGCCCAACGAGCTCAGAACGTTCTTAATGTGAATGTCTCAGAACTGGTTTTAGAAAACAGTGTTTGTACTTGGCAAGAGCAGTCTCAAAAATGCCCTGGAGTCAGGTCGGTACGACTTAAAATGCTTTGTACGTCAGAGCATCAGAGCGTACTAGGGCATG contains the following coding sequences:
- the LOC131888221 gene encoding L-threonine dehydratase catabolic TdcB-like (The sequence of the model RefSeq protein was modified relative to this genomic sequence to represent the inferred CDS: added 54 bases not found in genome assembly); protein product: MSDLISAKQILKAQSEVFQSSLGILKTPCILLAHHKDQRHNILSIPNRLQTHLRVPEKIDLFGKLENVQNTGSFKIRGVANQLRGLNKGDDNHLVTMSAGNYGRTFATACKAYGFNGTVIMPESAPDNRAELMTSLGITVERLPTSQLMRGVSEHEGKGSKFLHPFDDLDLIAGYGSLGLEILEDVPDADIVLVCCGGGGLLAGVATSIKLFSKNTDVKVYGVEPEIANGMFLSIKRNSPAQIPSAKSIASGLAPPFAGSNAFAHVKKYCDGVLLVSDLEIKQTVCTLFESKLVVEPSGSAALAAVLCGKLQKLEPDLAGKKVVAIFTGGNVSPEELDQIIKSTQ
- the LOC131889700 gene encoding sarcoplasmic calcium-binding proteins I, III, and IV-like; translation: MSTFRPVIRMNSLVENDTAAAEYHKHLSPFQMEKFTYMFDSLFDLDKNLLLEEADIHALVSKMKTYCKWDDNDEKYQYIKDVHKVFYECLQDQVRSEKAASAQAEEIKTWEEALKVKKIDVSQITLRQWLNMWGRLCYRASGLNDFPIWVQLLPKIFFEIIDQDKDGILEKSEYERFYREFVAVPSTELQKVVDEGYRAMTADGEYTFDLEHYGFCFANFLLGRSIYGPGKYIFGVFDNSDINQTFKVNYNEEDEED